The stretch of DNA TAATATTTTTAATTTTAGAAATCATTTTTAATAAAACTGAAAAACTATAAATTTTACCTTGTAAATCTACATATTTATAAGCATTAACATTTTGTCCTAATAAATGAACTTCTCTAACTCCTTGCATAGATAAAATTTTTATTTCAGAAATAATATCTTGATAAGGTCTACTAATTTCTTTTCCTCTTGTATATGGTACTATACAATAAGTACAATATTTATTACAACCTTCTATTATAGAAATAAATTCACTAATATTTTTTTTTTGTGGTAATGGAAAATAATTAAATTTTTCTATTTTTGGAAAACTAATATCAATTAAATACTTTTTAAATTTTCGAACTTTATTAATCATCATAGGAATTCTATGTAAAGTTTGTGGTCCAAAAATAATATCTACATGATTAGCTCTATTTAATATTCTTTTACCTTCTTGTGCTGCAACACATCCTCCAACCCCAATAATTATATTAGGATCTAATTTTTTAAATTTTTTCCATCTACCTAATTGATGAAATAATTTTTCTTGTGCTTTTTCTCTAATAGAACATGTATTTAATATAATTATATTAGCATTTTCTATAGAATCTGTAATTTTACAGTTTAATTCTTTTTGCATTAAATCGGCTATCTTAGATGAATCATATTCATTCATTTGACAGCCCCAAGTTTTAATATATAATTTATTATTTAACATAATAATCTATTATTCATCATTAAATTTATTAAATATAAATAATATTAGTTAATGTATAACTAACTGGGGTACCTGGATTTGAACCAGGGATGCCGGTATCAAAAACCGGTGCCTTAACCTCTTGGCTATACCCCAAAATTTTTTATATATAAATATAAAAAATTTGCGGAAGACGAGATTTGAACTCGTATATTATAAATAATGCCAGAACCTAAATCTGGTGCGTCTTCCAATTCCGCCACTTCCGCCAAATTTTTCATAGCTACGATGGGAATTGAACCCATGACCTCAGCGTTATGAGTGCTGTGCTCTAACCATCTGAGCTACGTAGCTAAAATTTATTTCTTTGTAAATATATTATGTAAATATAAAATTAGAACGTCAACTATTTTATTACTTAAAATGAATATTTTTATTAATTATATTATAAAAAAACGGTATATAAATCAATGTATAAAAAAAATAATACTTATAAAAATAATTTTATTTATCAAATTATTAATAATGATTTAAAAAATAAAAAATATAATTTAATATATACAAGATTTCCACCTGAACCTAATGGTTATTTACATATTGGACATATTAAATCTATATTTCTTAATTTTAAAATTGCAAAAGATTTTAATGGTAAATGTAATTTAAGAATTGATGATACTAATCCTGTTAAAGAAAATATTGAATATATAAAATCTATAAAAAGAGATTTAATTTGGTTAGGTTTTAAATGGTCAGATAATATTAAATATTCATCAGATTATTTTTGTCAATTATATGAATATGCTTTAGAATTAATTAATAAAGGTTTAGCATATGTTGATGAATTAAATATAGAAGAAATTCGTCATTTTAGAGGAACTTTATTAATTCCTGGTAAAAATAGTCCATATAGAAATCGTAGTATACAAGAAAATTTAAAATTATTTGAAAAAATGAAATCAGGTGAATTTTCTGAAGGAAGTGTATCTTTAAGAGCTAAAATAAATATGCAATCTAAAATTATTCTTTTACGAGATCCTGTTTTATATAGAATTAAGTTTGTAAAACATCATCAAACAGGAAATAAATGGTGTATATATCCTATGTATGATTTTGCTCATTGTATTGCAGATGCTATTGAAGGAATTACACATTCTTTATGTACATTAGAATTTCAAGATAATAGATTATTATATAATTGGATACTTAAAAATATAAGTATAAATCATTATCCAAAACAATATGAATTTTCTAGGTTAAATATTGAGTATTCTGTATTATCTAAAAGAAAAATGAATTTATTAGTTAATAATAAAATCGTAAATGGATGGGATGATCCTAGAATGTTAACAATTTCAGGATTACGAAGAAGAGGTTATTCTGCATCATCTTTAAAAGAATTTTGTTCTCGTATAGGTGTTACAAAACAAAATAATATGATAGAGATGGTATCTCTTGAATCATGTATTAGAAATGAATTAAATAAAAATGCTCATAGGATAATGGCTGTATTAAAACCTTTAAAAATAATTATTACAAATTTCCCTATTACAAAAGAAAAAATTAAAATTATTGCTCCTAATCATCCTAATGATAATACTATGGGATTTAGAGATATTTTTTTTACTAAAGAAATATATATAAATAAATTAGATTTTATTGAAAATAATATAAATAATAGTAAAAAACTTTCTTTAGGAAAAGAAATACGTTTAAGATATGCTTTTGTAATTAAAGCAGAAAAAATTTTAAAAAATAATAAAGGAAAAATTATTTGTATATATTGTACTTATGATCCTAATACATTAGGTAAAAAAGTAAGTAAAAATAGAAATGTAAAAGGAGTTATTCATTGGTTATCAATTTCTTATTCTATTCCTGCTATTTTTCGTATATATAATAATTTATTTATAAAAAAAAATATTGATAATATCAATAATATCGATAATATCTTTTCTTTTTTAAATAACAAATCATTATTAATATATAATGGTTTTATTGAAAAAAATGTTTTAGATAAAAAAAATAAATCTTTTCAGTTTGAAAGAGAAGGTTATTTTTGTTTAGATAAAAAAGATTCTAATAAACAAATGTTGTTTTTTAATCAAATAACATCATTAAAAACAAATTTTAAATAATTATAATTATTAAAAAATCAATTATATTAAATAATATAATTGATTTTTTTCAAAAAAATAAATTAAATTTCTTTAGATATTTGTTTAACCCATTTTTTAATACGTAAAGAAGTTAAATGAGATTGTCTATCTTCATCTATAGTTAATCCTAAAAAATAATCTTTATTTTTTAAACTTTTAGTGCACGTAAAATTATATCCTAAAGTAGGCCAATATCCTATTATTGTAGCTTTATTTTTTTTAACAATTTTATAAATTAAACTAATTGCATCACAAAAATAATCTCCATAATCTTCTTGATCTCCACATCCAAATAAAGCTACAATTTTATTTTTAAAATTAATTTTTTTTAAGATAGGAAAAAAATCTTCCCAATCACATTGAGCTTCACCATAATACCAAGTAGATATACCAAATAATAATATTGGAAAATTTTCAATATCTTGTTTACTACTTTTAGAAATATCAAAAATATTAGTAATGTTAGTACCTAATTCTTTTCTAATATTCAATGCAACATTTTCTGTATTTCCTGTATCACTACCAAAAAAAATACCTATTTTAGACATATTAATCATTATCCTTTAATAATTTTATTTTAAACAAAAATTAAATATTTGATTTATAACTATATTAGTTTCTTCAATATGTAAAAAATGACCTGCAGGAATATTATATATTCTTGCTAATGGAAATTGATTAAATAAATCTTTATAGTGAAAAATATTAATATAAGAAGATTTTTCTCCTTTTAAAAATAATGATTCTCCTGACCATGTAGGTATAGTTTCCCACGATAATATTTTATTATATTCATTATTTAATATAGGTAAATTAAACTGCCATTTACCATTAAAAAATGAATTTAAAAAATATTTTATTATATATTTTTTTGTTATATAAAAACTCATTATTTCAAAAGCCTTTTTTTTAGTCATTATTTTTAATTTATTTATTTTTTTTAATATAAAAAAAATATTTTTATTATTATAAAAATAATTAACAGGAGCTATATCAAGAATAATAATTTTTTTTATAAAATTAGGAATAAATTTAGTTAAAGTCATAGCAATTTTTCCACCCATAGAATGTCCTATAATAATAATATTATTTTTAATACTAATATAATTTAGTGTATCTAATATATCTTGAGCCATAATTGTATAGTTCATAATATTATTTTTTGGAGATAAACCATGATTTCTTACATTAATTTCAATAATTTTACATTGTAATTTTTGATTTAAGATTTTTGCAATATAATGTAAACTATATGTATTACCAAATAAACCATGAATTGTAATAATTGTTATATTATTTTTTTGATAAAAATTTTTTATAGGAATAATAGAGTAATTTAAAATCATATTATAATTTATTATATTTAAATAAAAATTTTAAAAATATATAAGATATGTTAAAATATATAATATTTAAAAAAAATATATATTTATTATTAATATAATAAATATATGAAACGATATTTTTTATGAAAAATATAAATCCTACAAAAACTATTTCTTGGAAAATATTAACAGAACATTTTCAAGATATGAAAAAAATAACATTAATTGATTTATTTAATGAAGATAAAGAGAGATTTTCTAAATTTTCTATTAATTTTGAAAATGAAATTCTTTTTGATTTTTCAAAAAATATAATTAATGAAAAAACAATTAATAATTTAATTAATTTAGCTAAAGAAATTGATTATAATCATGCTATTAATTCTATGTTTTATGGCAAAGATATTAATATAACAGAAAAAAGACCAGTTTTACATACTGCATTACGTAATCAATATAGTACAAGTACTTTTTTAAATAACGAAAATATATATAATAATATTATTATTAATTTAAAAAAAATTAAAAAAATTTCGGATGATGTAATTTCAGGACAATGGAAAGGATATAAAAATAATATAATTAAAGATATTATAAATATAGGAATTGGAGGTTCTAATTTAGGTCCATTAATGGTTACAGAAGCATTAAAACCTTATAAAAATCATTTAAATTTACATTTTATATCGAATATTGATAGTACTCAATTAGTAGATGTTTTGAAAAAAATTAAACCTGAAAATAGTTTATTTATTATTTCTTCTAAAACTTTTACAACTCAAGAAACTATTTCTAATGCAAAAAGTATAAAAGAATGGTTCATAGAAAATACCTCTTATATAGATTTTAATAATAATATATCAAAACATTTTATTGCTATAACTAATAATATTAATTCTGCTCAAAAATTTGGAATAAATAAAGATAATATTTTACCATTGTCAGATTGGATAGGAGGTCGTTTTTCTTTATGGTCATCTATAGGTTTACCAATATCATTATCTATTGGTTTTAATAATTTTAAAAAATTATTAAAAGGTGCTAATAAAATAGATAACCATTTTTTTTATAATCCTATTAGATATAATATACCTATTATTATGTCTTTAATAAGTATTTGGTATAATAATTTTTGGAAATCAGAAACAGAAGTAGTTATACCTTATGATCATTATATGAGATATTTTCCAAAATATTTACAACAATTAAATATGGAATCTAATGGTAAATCTATAGATAGAAATGGTGAAATTATAAATTATCAAACTAGTCCTATTATATGGGGTGATGTAGGAACTAATAGTCAACATTCATTTTTTCAAATGTTACATCAAGGAACAAAACTTATTCCATGTGATTTTATTGCTCCAGTAATTAGTCATAATTATTTAAATAATCATCATAATAAATTAATATCTAATTATATAGCCCAGACAAAAGTATTAGCATTTGGAAATCAAGATGATAATAATATTAAAAATAATATATATAAATTATGTATAGGTAATCATCCAAGTAATTCAATTTTTTTAAGAGAAATAACACCCTATAATTTAGGATCATTAATCGCTTTATATGAACATAAAATTTTTATGCAAGGTGTAATCTTAAATATTTTTTCTTTTGATCAATGGGGTGTTGAATTAGGTAAAAAAATGGCTAATATTTTAATATCAGATTTAAATAATTCTACAAAATCAACTAATTATGATGAATCAACTAACGGACTAATAAATTTTTATAAATTATTTAATACATTAAAATAATATCTATCAAATTTAATATTAATAAAATATTTTTAAATAAAATATTAAATATTTTAACTATTAAATGATTTAATATTTATTATTTTATTTAAAATTCTTATTTTTTTAAAATTTTTTAAAATATTTTTCTTTATTATTTTAGATAATTCAATAGTAGAATATAAAGGAAATAATTTTATATTACCAATATAATGACTATTAATTTCTCCTTCATTAATTATAGCGCCAACAATATGACGAATTTCAACACCATCTTTTTTACCAATATTAATACTATATAATTCCATATCTTTATTTTTATAATTTTTTTTATAGTAATTATTTATATTTTTATTTTTTAATTTACTATTTAACTTAATAAATCTTGATTTTTTATAAAATGTTTTTTTAGGTATAAAAATAGGATCAGGAGGTAAAATTAAAGGTTTATGACCTTGAGCTATTTTTAATAAAGCTATTGATAATAATTCTGAATCTAAATTATTTTGATATTGCAATTTATTTAAAATTACTTTATATTTTTCTAAATCTTTAGATTTTAATTCCTTATTTATTTTAATTGAAAATTTTATTAATCTTTTTTCTGTTAATAATTTTGAATTAGGTAAAAATACTTCTGGAATATGTAATTTTATTTTTCTTTCAATATTTCTTAAAAATCTTTTTTCTCTATTTTCTACAAACATTAAGGCTTTACCGGTTCTTCCAGCACGTCCTGTTCTTCCTATACGATGTACATAAGATTCTACATCTATTGGAATATCATAATTTATAACTAATGATATTCTTTCAACATCTAATCCTCTAGCAGCAATATCAGTAGCAATTAAAATATCTAAACTACCATTTTTAAATCTTTCTAAAGTTTGTTCTCTAACATTTTGATTCATATCTCCATTTAAAGCTGCACTATTATAACCAGATTGTTTTAATATTTCAGAAATTTCATTAGTTGCATGTTTAGTACGTACAAAAATTAATACTGCATCAAATTCTTCAGCTTCAAGAAATTTTTTAAGAGCATCTACTTTTCTTCCAAAAGAAGTCCAATAACTTTGGTTAATATTTGGTATTGTATTAATATTTGATGCAATTCTAACTTCATGAGGATTATTCATGAATCTTTTTGTAATATTTTTAATTTGTATTGGCATAGTAGCAGAAAATAATGCAATTTGATAACCTTTAGGTATTATAGATATAATATGTTCAACATCTTCAATAAAACCCATTCTTAACATTTCGTCTGCTTCATCTAAAACTAAACTTTTTAAGTTTAATAAATTAACAGTACCTCTTTTTATATGATCTAATAAACGTCCAGGAGTAGCAACAATTATTTGAGGACCTAATCTTAATCCTTTAAATTGAATACTATATGATTGTCCTCCATATAATACTAATACATTTACACCAATCATAAATTTACTAAACAAAGATATTGCTTTTGATACTTGCATTGCTAACTCTCTAGTAGGAGTTAAAATTAAAATTTGAGTATTTTTATTAGATATATTAATATTTTGTAATAATGGTAAAGAAAATGCTGCTGTTTTACCACTTCCAGTTTGTGCTATTCCTAATACATCTTTTTTAAGTAATAAAGGAGGAATACATTCTTTTTGTATAGGAGATGGTTTAATATATCCAATTTTATTTAATGCTTTTAAAAGATAATTATTTAAACCAAGTTTAGCAAAAGTAATTTCAACATTAGTCATGTAATACACATGCCTCTTAATTTTAGTGAAAAAAATTAAAATATAAATAATAATTATTTTTTAATTAATAGATAATGAATTATATTATAATAATTTTTATGAAATAAAATTTCACATAAATTAATTTTATTAATTATGTGTTTTATTAAAATTTAATAAAATTAAATTTAATTTTATTAAATTATATTTAACTAAATATTATTTAATAAAATTAAATTTAATTTGTAATTATGTTTTAAAAAAAATAAACATAATCACAAATACTTTAAATTATTTAAAATATAACTCAATAACCATTAATAATTATTTAATATTTATTAATTAAAATAATTAATTTTATTATTAAAAATAAACAAAAATATAAATACAATTTAATTTAAGAAAATTTATATTCAAAAATAAAATTAAAAATTATTTTATTATATAGTATAATTAGATTTTATTTTATGGCTGCTTTAATACTTAATCTTATACGTCCTTGTCTATCAATTTCCATCACTTTTACAAGAACTTTTTGTAGTAATTTTAAATAATCACTAACTTTATTTACATGTTTATTAGTAATTTGTGAAATATGAACTAATCCTTCTTTACCATTACCAATAGCAATAAAAGCACCAAAATCTACAATACGTACAACTTTTCCGTTATAAATTTTTCCTATTTCTATATCAGCTGTAATTTCTTTTATACGACGAATAGCAAATTTTATTTGTGAATTATTTTTAGCAGCTATTTTTATAATTCCAGTATCTTCAATTTCTATAATTGTATCAGTTTCTTCAGTTAAAGCTCTAATTACAGAACCACCTTTACCTATCATATCCTTAATTTTATCTGGATTAATCTTTAAAATATGGATTCTAGGAGCAAATTCTGATATATTTTTTTTGGGTATAGGAATAACTTGTTTCATAACTTCTAAAATATGTAATCTTGCTGATTTTGCTTTAATTAGTGATAACTTTATTATTTCATAAGTAATACCTGTAATTTTAATATCCATTTGTAATGCTGTAATTCCTATATTTGTTCCAGCAACTTTAAAATCCATATCACCTAAATGATCTTCATCACCTAATATATCAGATAATATTATAAAATTATTTTTATTTTTAATTAATCCCATAGATATACCAGCTACAGCATTTTTTATAGGAATTCCTGCATCCATCATTGCTAAAGAAGCACCACATACTGATGCCATAGAAGAAGATCCATTAGATTCTGTTATTTCTGATACAATTCTTATTGTATAAGGAAAATCTTCTATACTAGGCATAACTGGAATTATTGCTTTTTTAGCTAAATTTCCATGACCAATTTCACGTCTTTTAGGAGATCCTAAAATACCAATTTCACCTACAGCATATGAAGGAAAATTATAATGAAAAATAAAATTATTTGTTCTATCTCCTAATAAATCATCTAAAATTTGTGCGTCTCTTGTAGTTCCTAAAGTAGCAGTAACTAAAGATTGTGTTTCACCTCTTGTAAATAAAGCAGAACCATGTGTACGAGGTAATATTCCTGTACGTACATCTAAATTACGAATCATATCATAATCTCTTCCATCAATACGTAAATTATCATTAAATAATTTTTTTCTAACAATATTTTTTTCTAATTCATAAAAAATTTCATTAATTTGATTATTAGAAATATCATTATATTCTTGTTGTATTAATGTATTAATATGTAATTTAATAGAATTAATTTCATTAATTCTATTAATTTTTTCTTTAATATTATAAGCGTCATTTAAAGAATTTTTAGAAAGAAAAATGATTCGTTTTTTTACTTCTTCATTAAGTTTAATATATTGCCATTCAAAATTATTTTTTTCAAATTTATCTGTAAATTTTTGAATGTTATCTATTAAAATTTGTTGTTTATTATGACCAAATATTATTGCATTAAGTATTTGATCTTCATTTAATGAATTAGCTTGTGCTTCAATCATCAAAACTTCATTTTTAGTTCCAGTAACAACTAAATCTAATTGACTTTTTTTCATATCTTCTGTAGTAGGATTTAAAATATATTGATTATCAATATATCCAACTCTTGCACTACCAATAGGACCATTAAATGGAATACCAGACAAATTTAAAACAGTTGATGTACCAATAATAGCTACTATATCAGGATTAATAGATGTATTTACAGACATTACTGTTGCAGTAATTTGAATTTCATTTAAAAAACCTTTTGTAAATAAAGGTCTTATTGAACGATCAATTAAACGAGAAATTAATATTTCTCCTTCACTTTGTCTTCCTTCTCTACGAAAAAAATTACCTGGAATACGTCCTGCTGCATAGGACCTTTCTTGATAATTTACTGATAATGGAAAAAAAGTTTGATCTGGTTTTAAATATTTATCTACCATTAAAGTAACAAATACAGCTGTATCATCGATACTTACCATAACTGCTGATGTAGCTTGTTTCGCTATAATTCCTGTTTCAATAGTTACAATATTATTACCATATTGAAATCTACTAATAATTGGATTTAACAAAATAAATATCCTTAAATATAATTTTTATTGGAGATGTAAAATTTTTAATTTAAAAAAATATTAATAGTTTAAAAAATTATTTATTTTCTTATACCTAAATTTTCAATTAATAAGTTATAATTAATTAAATTCTTTTTTTTTAAAAAATTTAATAATTTTCTTCTATGTGATATCATTTTTAAAAGTCCACGACGACTATGATAATCTTTTTTATGAATTAAAAAATGTTTTTGTAAATGGTTAATTTTAAATGTTAATAAAGCTATTTGTATTTTTGTTGAACCTTTATCAGTATTATGAATTCTATGTTTTTGAATAATTTTTATTTTATTTTCTTTATTAAAATACATAACTTAACTCCATTAAATTATTTATTAATAATGTTAATATTAATTTTTCTGATTTATTAATTTATATTTTATTATATAACTTTTATTATCAGTTTTACAAACTCCTATAAAAATATGTTTATTATAAATACGAAAAGTATTATTAATAGTATTATTTATTTTTATTTTTTTACCATTTTTAAGATCATTAATTAAATTCATAGAAAATTGTAATTTTGGTAAAAAATTTAACATATAATCTGTAGGAAGTAATAATTTATCTAAAAATGAAATATTAAATAAATTATTTTTATAATTATTTATTAAATTTTGTAATTTTTCAATTGTAACAATATTTTTATTTAAAATAGATAAATGAGATATTTTAATTCTACGTAATTTTATTACATGTGCCCCACAATTTAATTTATCTCCTAAATTATCAATAATAGTACGAATATAAGTTCCTTTAGAACAATGTATTTTTAATTTAATTTTATCATTATTAAAATAAACTAATTGTAATTTATAAATTGTTACTTCTCTTTCATTTAATAATAAATTAATTCCTGCTCTAGCATATTTATAAAGAGGAATACCTTTAAATTTTATTGCAGAGTACATAGTTGGAATTTGTTTTATTTTTCCTCTAAATAAAGAGAGTATTCTATCTAATGTTTCTTTAGAAAAATTTATATTATTTTTTTTTATAAGAATACCATCTTTATCAGCAGTATTTGTTTTTTCACCTAAACGAGCTGTAACAATATATTTTTTATCTGAATTAATTAAGTAACTTGTAAATTTAGTTGTTTCTCCTAAACATATAGGAAGTAAACCACTAGCTAATGGATCTAAAGTTCCTGTATGTCCTGCTTTTTTAGCTTTATATATAAATTTAATATATTGAAGAATTTTATTTGATGTATATCCGATAGGTTTATCTAATAATAATAAACCATTAATATGTCGTTTATTTATAATTTTTCCTTATATTTTAATATATTATAATTTTTACATATTTTTTTTTAAAATATTTTTAATAATATTACTAATATACCTTCCTCTTTCTAAGGAAAAATCAGGATAAAATATTAATTTTGGTATATTATGTAATAATATTCTTTTTTTTAAAATATATCTAATATATCCTGTAGTATTATTTAAATAATGAATTGTTTCTTTTAAATTATTACTTATTTCTTCTTTATATGGTAACATTATAAATATCTTTGCAAAAGATAAATCTTTTAAAATTAATAAATCAGTAACTGTTATAAACTTATTTATACGAGGATCAGAAATATTTTGTTGTAAAATATTTGATATTTGTCTTTTTAGTTCATTAGCAATTTTTAGCTGACGATATAAATAATCTACCATTATTTTATATACCTTTCTTTATTAAAATATTAATTAATAATAATTATTTTCTTTTAATTTCAATATTTTCAAATACTTCTATATTATCTCCTATACGTATATCATTATAATTTTTAATACTAATTCCACATTCCATACCATTACGTACCTCATTTACGTTATCTTTAAATCTTTTTAAAGATTCTAACATGCCTTCATAAATTATATTATTATTTCTTAATAAACGTATGGAATTATGACGTTTTATTATTCCTTTTAATACATTACATCCTGCAATTACTCCAATTTTTGTAATTTTAAAAACATTTCTTACTTCAGCTAATCCTAGTAATTTATATTTATATTCAGGAGATAAAATATTATTTATATATTTTTGTATATTATCAATTAAATTATAAATTATAGAAAAATATCTTACATCTATATTTTCTGCTTCAATTATATTACGTGCAACATTATCAGCTTTTACATTAAAACCAATAATCATAACATTATTTAATGTTGCTAATACTAAAGAAGTATCTGTTTCAGTAATAGATCCTACACCAGAACCAATAATTTTTATATTTATTTGATTATTAGATAAATTCATTAATATATCTTTAATAACTTTTATAGTTCCTTGTGAATTTGTTTTTAATAATATATTTAATTCATAAATTTTATTTTTATCTAATTCTAAAAAAACGTTTTTAAAAATTTTTTGTTGATTAGCTATTTTTATTTCACGTAATTTATTTTTTCGATATATAGCAACTTCTTTAGCTTTTTTTTCATTACGAACTACTATTATTGTATCTCCTGTATATGGTATACCTGATAAACCTAAAATTTCTATAGGAGTAGAAGGACCAGCTTGTAATACTTCTATACCTTTTTCATTACGTAATCCTCTTATACGTCCATATTCAAAACCACAT from Enterobacteriaceae endosymbiont of Plateumaris pusilla encodes:
- the pnp gene encoding polyribonucleotide nucleotidyltransferase — translated: MLNPIISRFQYGNNIVTIETGIIAKQATSAVMVSIDDTAVFVTLMVDKYLKPDQTFFPLSVNYQERSYAAGRIPGNFFRREGRQSEGEILISRLIDRSIRPLFTKGFLNEIQITATVMSVNTSINPDIVAIIGTSTVLNLSGIPFNGPIGSARVGYIDNQYILNPTTEDMKKSQLDLVVTGTKNEVLMIEAQANSLNEDQILNAIIFGHNKQQILIDNIQKFTDKFEKNNFEWQYIKLNEEVKKRIIFLSKNSLNDAYNIKEKINRINEINSIKLHINTLIQQEYNDISNNQINEIFYELEKNIVRKKLFNDNLRIDGRDYDMIRNLDVRTGILPRTHGSALFTRGETQSLVTATLGTTRDAQILDDLLGDRTNNFIFHYNFPSYAVGEIGILGSPKRREIGHGNLAKKAIIPVMPSIEDFPYTIRIVSEITESNGSSSMASVCGASLAMMDAGIPIKNAVAGISMGLIKNKNNFIILSDILGDEDHLGDMDFKVAGTNIGITALQMDIKITGITYEIIKLSLIKAKSARLHILEVMKQVIPIPKKNISEFAPRIHILKINPDKIKDMIGKGGSVIRALTEETDTIIEIEDTGIIKIAAKNNSQIKFAIRRIKEITADIEIGKIYNGKVVRIVDFGAFIAIGNGKEGLVHISQITNKHVNKVSDYLKLLQKVLVKVMEIDRQGRIRLSIKAAIK
- the rpsO gene encoding 30S ribosomal protein S15 — its product is MYFNKENKIKIIQKHRIHNTDKGSTKIQIALLTFKINHLQKHFLIHKKDYHSRRGLLKMISHRRKLLNFLKKKNLINYNLLIENLGIRK
- the truB gene encoding tRNA pseudouridine(55) synthase TruB, with amino-acid sequence MINKRHINGLLLLDKPIGYTSNKILQYIKFIYKAKKAGHTGTLDPLASGLLPICLGETTKFTSYLINSDKKYIVTARLGEKTNTADKDGILIKKNNINFSKETLDRILSLFRGKIKQIPTMYSAIKFKGIPLYKYARAGINLLLNEREVTIYKLQLVYFNNDKIKLKIHCSKGTYIRTIIDNLGDKLNCGAHVIKLRRIKISHLSILNKNIVTIEKLQNLINNYKNNLFNISFLDKLLLPTDYMLNFLPKLQFSMNLINDLKNGKKIKINNTINNTFRIYNKHIFIGVCKTDNKSYIIKYKLINQKN
- the rbfA gene encoding 30S ribosome-binding factor RbfA; the protein is MVDYLYRQLKIANELKRQISNILQQNISDPRINKFITVTDLLILKDLSFAKIFIMLPYKEEISNNLKETIHYLNNTTGYIRYILKKRILLHNIPKLIFYPDFSLERGRYISNIIKNILKKNM